In the genome of Achromobacter sp. MFA1 R4, the window GGGAATCGCAGGTCTGAGCGCCAGGGCGCGGCATGAACGTCCGGGCGGCGGCGCGGCTGGCCGCCCCGCCTTAGCCGAGAACGTCGGGGTGCGCACGCAGCGCGCGGCGCGCGTAATACGAGAAGCCCACCTGCGAGCGCTTGGGCGTCAGGATCCAGTCATGCGCCTCGCGGCCCAGGGCCGGCGGAATCGGCTGGATCTTGCCCGCCGCCATCGCCAGCAACTGCATCCGCGCCGCGCGTTCGAACTGCAGGGCCAGCACGCAGGCTTCTTCCACCGACCCCGCCGCGATCAGCATGCCGTGATGCGACAGCAGAATGGCGCGCTTGTCGCCCAGCGCCGCCGAGATAAGCTCGCCTTCCTCGTTGCCCACCGGCACGCCGGGCCAGTCCTTCAGAAAGGCCACGTCATCATACAGCGGGCAGTTGTCCATGTGGGACACCTCCAGCGGCACCTCCAGCATCGACAGGGACGCGACGTGCAGCGGGTGCGTGTGGATGATGCAATTGACGTCCGGACGCGCGCGGTAGATCCACGAATGGAACCGGTTCGCCGGGTTGGGCATCCCGCCGCCTTCCTGGACCCGCAGGTCCTCGTCCACCAGCAGCAGATTGCTCGCGGTGATCTCATCGAAGCCCAGGCCCAGGCGCTGCGTGAAATACCGGTCCGGCTCGGGCGCGCGCGCCGTGATCTGGCCGGCCAGGCCCGAATCATGCCCGCCGTCGAACAGGATGCGGCAGGTCAGCGCCAGGCGCTCGCGCAAGGTCCATTGCGGGGTGTCGAACTGGCGCTGCATCTCGGCCTGCGCGCGCGCGATCAGTTCATCTTTTCCCAGGTGCATCGTATCGGCCATCATGTCTCCGTCATGCCGCTTCCATCAGCGGCGTAAATCCCGGCAAGGCGCGCATGCGCGCCAGCCAGGCAGTGATGTGGGCAAACGCGGACAGGTCATAGCCGCCCTCGTCCGCCATGCTCGTGTAAGGGTACAACGCGATATCCGCGATGGTCGGCGCCGTGCCCACCAGGTAATTCCGGCCCGCAAGGTGGGCGTCCATCAGCGCAGCGGCCTTCATCCCGGCTGCGCGCCACGCCACCATCTCCGGATCATCCCGCTTTGCCGTCTGGCGCAGGTGGATCAAGAGCCGCGGCTGCGCAAACGCATGCATGTGCTGCGTCTGCTCGAAGCTCAGCCAGCTTGATACCTGCGCCTGCGCCAGCCGGTCGGCCGGCACCCAAGGGGTGCCCATGCCCAGATACCAGAGGATGGCCTGCGACTCCGCCAGCCAATGCCCCTCCGGCGTCAGCAACGCGGGCACCTGACGCCACGGGTTGATGCGGGCGAACGCGTCGGATTCCAGATCGCCCCGGACGATATCGAACGTGCGCCGCGTGAGCCGCAGGCCCATCAGCCCGCAGGCCAACCGGATCTTCCACGCATTGCCCGATCGCAGCGTGTCGGCCAGTTCCAGCGGCTTGCCCGCCAAGGGGTGGGACGCCTGAGTCGTCATGCCATGCTCCTTTTCATGAGTACGATGCCTAGTCCATCCTGATGTTGGCGCGCTTGACGATGTCGGCCCACTTGGCCTTCTCACCGCCGATGAAGCGCTGGTATTCGTCGGGCGTGCCTGTATAGAGCTGCGTGCCCTGCGCCGCAAGCTGCGCCTTCAGGTCGGGCGAGGCCAACGTCTTCTGCAGCGCCGCGTTCAGCGCCGCCAACACGTCCGGCGGCGTGCCCGCCGGGGCGAAGAAGGCGTTCCAGGAACTGATCTGCAGGCCGGCGTCGCCCGCCTCCGGGCTGGGAGGCACGCCCGGCGCGGACGGCAACGGCTTGTCCGACGCCACCGCCAACGCGCGCAGCTTGCCCGAGGCCACATGCGGCATGATCACCGGGCTGGCGTCCATCACCACGTCCACCTGCTCGCCGATGGCGGCATTCACGGCCTCGCTGCCGCTCTTGAACGGGACGTGCACGATATCCACGCCCGCGGTCAGCTTCAGCAGCTCCAGCCCCAGATGCGGAGAGCTGGCGTTGCCCGCCGAGCCGAAGTTCAGCTTGGCCGGATTGGCCTTGGCGTACTTGACGAACTCCGCGAACGACGCGGCAGGCACGCCGGCGCGCACGGCCAACAGATAAGGCGAACCGGACACCATGCCCACCGGCGCGAACTTGTCCGCGTCATAACTGAGCTTGGCGTAGATCAGCGGGTTCACCACCTGCGTGCCGACAGTCCCCATGAACAGCGTGTAGCCATCGGCCGGCGCGGTGGCCGCCACCTGCGCCGCAATCACCCCGCCCGCGCCGGGCCGGTTCTCGATCACGATCCCCTGCCCCAACACGTCCCCCATTCCCTTGCCGACCTGGCGCGCCACGATATCCGTGATGCCCCCGGCGCCAAACGGCACCACCAACCGGATCGGCCGCTCCGGAAACGCGGCCTGCGCGCCGCCCGCCATTCCCGCCGCCATCGCCAGTGCGGCCACCATGTTCAAAACCTTCATGCCATTCCCCTTGTATGCGCCGTCGCGGCGCTATGACACAAAGTGTCCTATAGAGCATTGATTTTCCGCAAGGGAAAGTTGATTAGGGAAATCCTTGAGGGGCCGGAATAAAGTTCGCCTTTTCTGTTGAAGTTCGCGTTTTGGCTTTGGCCGGCAACACCTGCTATTGCGCAGGTATCTTCTCTCATTCTGTGCGGATGGACGGCCTGCAGGCTGAAGAAAGGCGAACTTTGCAATAGACGCGATTAAATTAGCGCGACAGTTCAAGCCGGCAGATTTGGGATATGCCCGTATGGGCATTTGGGAAGAGGCGCGGGCGTCTCGAGCACTCGCCTATAAGTTGGGAGTTGTAAGAGAAGAAAGCCGTTCTTTGTATGGAAGGCCCGGGGACCCTGTGGTCAGTGGCTGCTTCCGGCCACGAGCGGACCACCCTAGAAATGACCAACAGACAGTGAGCGGGCGATAGTCCCCCAATGGGACGTCGGTGTCGACTGTGGTGTTAGCTCTCACCGTATTCTCACCACCGTGCTCTGACGTCCGAGTAATGGCGTTCCCTTGAAGGGAGGGCAATGCTGGTGCAGGAGGGCCTCAAAGCGTTGGTACTCCGAAACTAAAACGGCGCCGAACACTAGGCGTGCGCCCCTCAGTTCAGCGATGTTCGGCAGGCCGATATTACCGTTCTTGTGCCCTTGAACGTGGGCCTTGATTCGGCTAACTGGTGAGATGTCTTTGCCCCAGTAAACAGGGTACCAGTCAGGAAAGCCCGGCACTTGGGCTAGCCCGGTCTTGGGGGCTGCGGGCATGTGAGTCCAGATCCCGTACACGGCGGCAGCGGATTGCTGAATCGGGAACTCGCCCCCAATTTCAATAGCGCCGTACAGGCAGTCGTGAACTTTGAGTCCGTGCTCTGCGGCGAATGATTTCAAGAACTTTGGAACGAGCGCGACTTCTGGCATGTGAAACCTAATCTTGAGTGATGGGTGGCCTTTGACGAGCTGAAGATACAGTCACTACAGCCGCTTTGGTATGGTCGGAATCGTACCCCCACTTGATGGTAATACTGCTAGGGTGATCACCAGGCGCACCGCAGGGAGTCTGCTTTCGCCGCCGGCTGCACGCGACCCGTTACTGCCGGTCAAGGCGCTAGATTTGAAAGGGCCGGTATTAGTGCCGAGCGGTCGCCCGGTAAGTCCAGAACCCGTTCAGAACGGCAAATCGTCATCGACGCTGGCTTTCGGCAAAGCTCCGGGGGGCAACGGAAGGTTCGTCACCACGAATAGGTTCAGGATGTCTTCACGGTCCATAAACATCACCTGACTGCGTTTAGTCGCGTCCAGCTTATTGCCGAGCCAGTTCCTAGCTTGCTTGGTGATCTCACCGCCAGCGACAATGAAGGCATGGTCGACGAGCACGCGTTTGCCGATCTCCGGGTCGAATACTTCGTGTCCGAGCATCATCACGACTTGGTTGTAAATCTCGGCAATATTGGCGTTCTCGCCTTTGGACACGCCCGAAGCGTCGAGCTTGCCCTTCTTCGCTTGAATCCCGAAATACAGCACGTGATGCGTGGGCAGGATGTATTTCATCCAGACGTCCTTGCCGTACTCAAGCGCTTTGTCCTTGTGACCCGCAGCGGTGATGCGATGGAAGCCGAGCTGGCGAAACAGAGGCAGCAGAACTTCCTCGATCAGCTCATCCTCTGAGGCCTTGTCCAGATACGTGACCAATTGCTCGCGCCGTGCCAGTTCGGCGGCCGAGAACGGCCTGTGGGGATTGGCCCGTGGCGTCGCGATCGTATTGGTCGCAACATGGCGGACATAGCATTTCTTATCATCAGCGTAAAACGGCTCGAAACCCTCTCTGGCCAACGCCGCGGCCAACATGGCCATGGCGCGCGAACGGTCGTACCCCTCATTCTGGGCGTCCGATTGGTCCATGAGCCGTTCAATGACGCGTGCGAATGTATCTGGGGGCGTGTTCGGGCCCGGCTGAGGTTCAGCCAGGATCGAACGCAGCGTCTCCGCAACCCACGCTTGACGCGTCGAGCCGTCGTGAACATAGTCGGTGTCGCAGTCCATGAAGAATTCGGTGAGGCGACTGCTGCTGCGATACACGAACAACGATTCGTCCGAGACGAAGTTGCCGCAGATCATATCGGCGACCTGCATGAGGGTGCGCTGCTTGAACTGCATCTTATTGTCCTTTTCTGACTGGCTGCGCAGCTATTAACTTTCGTCCGGGATGACAGGGATTATCATGCAAATGGCTTCCAGCACAAGGCCGTATCTACCAGCCTGCGGCCAGACCTGTATGTGTCAGACACGACAATATCGCGTTGTCCGGCCGATGGACCTTATATTGCCGGGAGAAGCCGGTCAATGGTGCGCGGTGAAGATCCAATCGAATGGAGATTTGATGGAGCCTTGTGCGCACAGCAAACTGGAGCTTTCTCTCGACCGGTGGCAGGAATGCCACTGGCACCTACACCAGATGGAGGCCAATTATCACGAGCCCGAGCCGTTCCGCTACTCGCTGAACTCCTTCATTCGTGCCGTCAAAGAAGTGCCGCTAAAGCTGCAAAACGATCTGCAGAGACATCCGGAGGCCAGGGCCAGGATTAAAACGCTGCAAGATACCGTTTTTGCAAACGACTTATTCAACATGCTCGGGAAACAGCGCGATTTCATTGTCCACCATGGCGCGCTGAATCTGAAAAGCCGCGGCCAGATCGGAACGACCGAGGGGAGCAAAATCAAACTAAGTTTCCCTTTTGCCGTTCATCCGTGGGAGACGTCGATCGAGGCCTATGAGCGGTACAAGGAAATGTGCCGGGCGAACAAGGTCCTGCGCGGTCTTGGACCGGATTGTGATTCCGCGCCTGCTCTCTGGCGAACGTGGATAATCCCGCAGTTTCACGATAGGGATTTGCTCGATGTCGCGTTCGAAGCATGGACGTTGCTCGGCGAACTCCTATCCGGCGCCGTTGAGGCCTTCGGCGGGGAAAAACTCGACCTCAGCATGCCGTGCAGGCATGACCCCGAACTTGTCCGCATCAAGCGCTTCAGTCAGCAGGAATTTTTCATGAGCGTCGACGGTATCGATCTCGAAGCGGAAGAACGCAAATGGCGGGCGCGGAAAGCGCAGTAGGGGCGATGCCATGGACCGCGACATACTCATCGCGCACCTGACGACCGCGCTCCGCGCCATAACAGCGCCTCGTTTCTACGAAACCGAACGGGGATTTCAGGGCGAACTTCTGGTCGGGCTGCAGCGGGTGATTCCGGAGGACTTTCTGCCAGATCGGGTCATAATTGAACAGGAGTATCAGAAGCGGCTCCGTGTGCACGGGCTCACCATCCGGCCAGATATCATCATTCATGAACCCTTTGACCCGAGCCGACACCGGTCACGCCGGGACGGGAATGTCGCCGTCATGGAGCTTAAACGTGCAGCAACGGCCGAAAAGGCTGCTGCCGACATAGAGAGCTTGATGATAATGATGGAAGTTCTTGAATACCCGCTGGCGATCTTTGTCAATATCGCGTCCGAAGTCACACACGCAGATGTCGTACCAGCCGAATGGCGGGAACGGATTATCTGTTTTGCCGTGAACCTGCGGAATGGTGAGGCACACGTAGTCCGATCCGACATGGTTTGAATAGACTCGATACGGTGAGGCTCCTCACCTTGGGGCAGTCACAATGGATGCAGAATCCGTTTACATAGCAATGATGGCTGAGGCCGCAAGCCGCCTCATGGCAGCAGATCGTTTTATCGCGCGTCACGGTAGTGATAAAGAGGTCGCCTATCTGGAGTCGGCGGCACTTCAGGTTCGCAAAGCCTTGGAAACCATAGCATTTTCGGCAATTTCTACGAATAAAGCTGCTTATGAAGGGATTCGCTCCAAGGCTGAACAAAACAAGGATTTCGCGCGGGATTATCACGCGAACCGGATCTTGCGCGATCTGCAGCGGGTGCAGAAGGACTTTTACCCACTTGCACTGGTCCCTGCGGTCAACCTCACCCCGGAGCTTCAGAACGGACGGACTTGGCACTTTGACCGAAAAGACGAAGGCTACCTGACACAGGACAAGTTTGGAAAAATCTACGACAGGTTAGCTAAATACCTTCATGCCCGTAATCCTTGGGATCAGCCAGTCCCATGGGAGGGATTGATCGAGTTTCTTCCCAGCGTGATCGATGAGGCACGGTCCTTGATAGAGTTGCACGCCGCCTTTATCCGAACTGCGGATTTCAACGGCGTCTGGATTGTCGAGGTGCCTAAGGATTCTATCGAGCCCAAGATTATTGTCGGGAAGGCCGACGGTAACTTTGCGGTTCTCAACCACGGAAAGGCCTAGATCCGTAAGCCCTGAGGGGTACTAACGGCGTTGGTTGTTCCTGAAGAAGGCTCGTCGTCGAAAGTCCGTTGTTCGAGGCGAAGCGGTCGCCCAAATGTCCAATTTTCCGCAGACGCGAACGACGGTTCCTGGCCGAGTGCGGACATAGTCTAGGCTAAGCACGCCGCCGGCCGCCATGCCGCATGGATCGGACGGCGCCGCCAAAAAGGCGAACTTTGACATAAAAATCAGCAGTCCAAGAATGCCGCTTTTCAAAAAGGCGAACTTTATTCCACCTACTCAATCCTTGAGGGGCGGGAATAACGTTCGCCTTTCTCTTATTGATCAACAGATGTCACGGCGCCCGTGTCGCAACAATGATGCCCCCGACACTTCCTGATCCCGCATCGCGAATCGCGAATCAAATCTGCAGCCACATATTGACATATAGCTATATTGCTATTTAATGTAGGGCATGATCGATCCCATAGAACAGTCCAAGGCACTTGCCAACGAGGCCCGCGTAGCCATTCTCGACTGGTTGCGGACGCCGAACGAGCACTTCTCCCATCAGGTCACGGGCGATCCGCGCGAGATCGGGGTCTGCGTCACGTTACTGACCGAGAAGCTGGGCATGGCCCAGCCCACTGTCAGCCGCCATCTGGAGTTGCTCCGCCGGGCCGAGTTCGTGACGGTCCATCGCATCGGCCGGTGGTCCTTTTTCAAACGCAACGAGGTGGCCATTGCCGCCTACAAGGAGTGGCTCCGTGAACATATCTGAGGCGGCCGATGCAAAGCTACTGCCTGGATTCAAACGACACTTCGTCGAGATCGATGGCAACAAAATCCTGGCACTGGTCGGCGGGTCCGGCCCAGGCCTTCTGATGTTGCACGGCGATCCACAGACCCATCTCTGCTGGCACGATATCGCACCGAGTCTGACCGACCGCTTCACGGTCGTGCTGACCGACATTCGGGGCCGAGGCGAGAGCCACAAGCCAAAGGCAGGACAGTCGCCCAACCCATTCGCGAAGCGCACCATGGCCGCCGAACAGATCGCGGTCATGCGCGAATTGGGTTTCGAGCGGTTTTCACTGGTCGGCCACGACCGAGGTGCACGGGTTGCCCGTCGCATGGCCCTGGATTTTCCTCACGCCATCGAACGCCTCTGCGTCATGGACATTGTTCCTGCGCTGGACTTCTATGAGAACGCGACGGCCGAGATCGCGCAGGACTATTTTTATTTCTACTTCCTGACCCAGCCCTACCCGCAACCCGACCGGCTGATCGAAGGCGATGCAGAGGCGTTTCAGCGCCAAATCCTTTTTGGGCTCGGTGACAAGCCTGTACCCTACGACGAAGACGCGCTAGCGGTGTATTTGGAAAGGTCCACGCAACCCGCTTCTATCTTCGCGATGTGCGAGTGCTTCCGCGCAGGCATTGGCATCGACCGAGAGCATGACGAGGCGGACCGGGCTGCGGGCCGCAAGATTGGCTGCCCCACGCTTGTCCTTTGGGGCGACGCGGGCGTGACTGGGCGCCACTTCGACCTTGAAGCGATCTGGAACGCGTGGTGCGAGGATGCCCGCTTTGCATCCATGCCAAGCGGTCACTTCATTCCGGAAGAGGCTCCCAACGAAGCCTTGACCGCGCTCCGCCCCTTCCTTACCGAAGAGCAGATATCGGCCTTCGGCCGTATGACGCCGCCAGCACGCGCTCCCGTGCTGGCGCCGAATCTCCACGCCAAGTGCCCGTTGACCAACACATAATCGATACCCTGCGCCTGGCTCGTCGGCGCGGCCCAGGTGGCGGTGTCCGCAATGGCGTCAGCGTCGAAGACAACAATGTCGGCCGCATAACCCTCGGCGATGCGCCCGCGCGCGGGTAGCCGGAAATACGCGGCCGGCTTGCCGGTCATCTTGTGCACCGCCTGCTCCAGCGTGAACAGCCCGACGTCGCGGCAATAGTGGCCCAGCACCCGCGGAAAGGTGCCCCACAGGCGCGGATGGGGCGCGGGGTCGTGCGGCATGCCGTCCGAACCGATCATCGTGCCCGGGTACGCAAGGATGCGCTCGACATCGGCCTCGTCCATGATGAAGTAGATGGCGCCCGCCGGTTGCAGCGCATCGACCGCGTCTTCGGGACTTAGCCCCATGTCGCGCGCGATATCGTCCAGATCGCGTCCCGCGTACTGCGGATACGGCACGGACTTGGTCACGATGACCCGGCTGGATGCCGCCAGGCGGTCCTTGCGCAGGATCGTGGATCCGGCCACGTAGGGATAGCAGTCCAGCGCCACCTCCTGACGCTGGCTGGCCTGGCCGATGTGCGCCAGCGTCTGCACCGAGCGCCCATGGTTGCGCGGACCGATCAGCTTGTGGTGCGAAATCAGCACGGGCGCGCCGCCCGCCGCCCCCACCGCAAAGGCTTCATCCAGCGCCGCGAAGATGCGGTCGCCTTCATCGCGGATATGGCTGGCGTACAGCCCGCCATACTCGCGCAGCACGCTGGCCACCGCCATCAGTTCATCCAGCGTCGCCGGCATGGCGGCCGGATACGCGGTGCCGGTCGACAGGCCGATGGCGCCGCTTTGCATGGCCTCGCGCAGCAGCGCCTGCATGTGCTCGATCTCGGCGGCGGTGGCCGGCCGGTCCAGGTCGTCCATCGCGGCGGCGCGTAGCGAGGTGTGCCCCACCAGGCAGGCCGCGTTCACGGCGGGCGGGTGGCGGTCCAGGTTTTCCAGGTAGGCGCGGAACGTCTCGTACGGAAAATCGCCGGCATCGTTGCCCAGCAGATTGACGGGCGCAGGCACCTCGCTGCGCCAGCCCGAACGCCACGGCGCCTGGCTGATGCCGCAGTTGCCGGTCACCACCGTGGTGACGCCCTGGCTCAGCTTGGCAGGCATGCCGGGTTCGATCGACAGGTAGCGGTCGTCGTGGGTGTGCGTATCGATAAAGCCGGGCGACACGATGCGTCCGTCCGCCGCCAGCACCTGGTCGGCCACAGCGCCCCCCAGGTCGCCGACGGCCGCGATGCGGCCGGCGCGCACGCCAATATCGGCCCGGACGCGATCGGCGCCGGTCCCGTCGATTACCGTGCCTCCACGGATCAGCAGATCGTAGCGTTCGTGATTCATGAGGCTCAGTCGATCTTGACGTTGGCCTGCTTGATCACCTGCGCCCAGACGGGACGCTCGGCATGTGCGCGGTCAAACAACTGCTGGCGCGGACCGACGTTGGGCACGTAGGACAGGGCCTTGAGCTTTTCCTGGACGTCCGGCGACTGCAGCGCGTTGTTGATCGTGGCGTTCAGGTAGTCCAGCACCTTGGGATCGGTGCCGGCCGGCGCGACATAGCCCGTCCAGGCCACGGCGCGATAGCCCTTCAGGCCTTGCTCGTCCAGCGTGGCCAGGTTGGGCATGGACGGATCGCGTTGCAGGTCGGTCACGGCCAGCGGCACGACCTTGCCCTGGTCCACGAATGCGGCGATGGACGAGATATTGTCGAACACCAGGACGGCTTCGCCGCGCAGCACGGCCAGGTCCGCCTCGACCCCGCCCTTGTAGGGCACGTGCATCAACTCCACGCCCGCCATCGCGCCGAACATCGCCGCGCTCAGGTGCCCGGTGGTGCCGTTGCCGCCCGACGACACGACCAGCTTGCCCGGTTCCTTCTTTGCCAAGGCGATCAGCTCGGCGACGCTCTTGACGTTCAGGCCCGGGCGCACGGCCAGCAGGTTCTGCACGGAACCGGTCAGCGCGACCGGCGCCAGCTGTTTGTCGGCGTCGTACTGCAGCTTGGCGTACAGGCTCTGGTTGATCGCCAGCGTGGCCACATTGGCAAAGCCGATGGTGTAGCCGTCGGGCGAGGCGTTGGCCACCGCCTGCGTGCCGATGATGCCGGACGCGCCGGTGCGGTTCTGCACGACGAAGTTGCCGCCGGTCTGCTTGGCCATTTCGGCGGCCAGCAGGCGCGATACGAGATCGGGCGTGGTGCCGGTATTGAACGGCACGACGATCGTGACGGCGTGCTCGGGATAGGCGGCCTGGGCGGCGGACGCCGCGGTCAGGCTCATCACTGCGCTCGCGGCCGCGAGCCAGCGCTTGGCGCTGCTTTGGAACGTGGACATGGTTTTCTTCCTTGGACTGTTATAGGTGTATCCGCGCGGGCTCTGCGTCCCCCGCGGGTCTTGCACGGCGCCCGAAGGACGCCGGAACTACGCGGCGGGGCTTGCGGCCCCGCCGGCCCGGACGGTCGCGCGAACGCTCAGCCCAGTGCGATCTGACGCAACAGCGGCAGATCGATGTTTCCGCCCGACAGCACGATGACCGCGTCGCGGCCTTCGGCAGACAGCTTTCCCGCCAGCAGCGCAGCCAGCGCCACCGCGCCGCCCGGCTCGACCACCAGGCGCAATTCGTCCAGCGCAAAGCGGATGGCGGCGGCGACGTCGTCATCGCTCACCGACACGGCCGCGCTCAGGCAGCGGCTGTTGATGGCATAAGGCAGTTCCGCCGGCGTCGCAGCCTGCAGCGCGTCGCACAAGGTCTTGGCGCCCGCCGGATTGGTCTCGCGCTTGCCCGAGGCCAGCGACCGCACCGTGTCGTCGAACTCACGCGGTTCCACCGCCACCATCCGGGCCTGCGGCGCCAGTTCGCGCAGCACCAGCGAGCAGCCCGCCGCCATGCCGCCCCCGCCGCAAGGCGTGGCGAAGAGGCCCAGGTTGGCGCGCGCGGCGGCCGGCAGATCCTGCAGCGCCTCCAGGGCCAGCGTGCCCTGCGCAGCCAGCACGTCGGGATGGTCGCCGGGCGGCAGCAGCGTGGCGCCGGTCTCGGCCAGCAGGCGCATCCCGATCGCTTCGCGGCTTTCGCGCGTGCGGTCGTAGCGCACGACCTTGGCGCCGTGGCGCAGCGCCTTCTCGACCTTGTTTTCCGGCGCATCCACCGGCATCACGATGGTGGCCGGCACACGCAGGCAGCGGCTGGCCCAGGCGACGGCCTGGCCATGATTGCCGGTGGAATAGGCCACCACGCCGCGCTCGCGCTGCGCCGGGTCCATGTTCAGCAGGGCGTTGAACGCGCCGCGGGCCTTGAAGGAGCCCGTCACCTGCAGGTTTTCCAGCTTCAGCCAGATGGGCGCCTGCGCCCGTTCATCCAGCGCCGGCGAGCGCAGCAGCATGGTGCGGCGCACGTAGGGCGCCAGGCGGTCGGCGGCGGCGGTCACGTCGGCGTATTCCGGCACGCGCAGGGTGCCGAGCATTTCGTGTTCGATGGTCGGCGGCAGAAGCATCGCGGTCATGAGGCTATCCAGCAAGGTAGGGAAATTCGGGCGGGTCAGGCCGACGGCGTCCAGACGGCGGGCGCGACGCTGCCGGTCTGCTCGACCAGGCGACCGTAGGCTTCGGGACGGCGATGCTTGGCGAAATTGAACACGGTGCTGCGGCCCAGTTCGCACAGGTCCAGGTCGCAATCGGCGACGATCAGTTCATCGTCCCAGGTCGCGGCCATGGCGATGATTTCGCCCTGCGGGTTGACGATGATGGAGTGGCCCAGCAGTTCATGGCCGTCTTCAGTGCCGGCCTTGGCGACGGCTGCGGCAAAGGTGGCGTTCTGGTAGCAGCCCGCCTGGATGGACAGGTGCGAATGCAGCACGCGCAGGTGGTGCGCCTCGAAGCCGCGGTTGTCCTGGTTGCGGCTGGGCGTGTTGTAGCCCAGCATGACGAGTTCGACCTGCTGCAGGCCCAGCACGCGCCAGGCTTCGGGCCAGCGCCGGTCGTTGCAGATCAGCATGCCCAGGTTGGCGTCCACGCCGGGCGCAACCGGCGCGCGCACTACCGGGAATCCCAGGTTGCCCACTTCGAAGTAGCGCTTCTCCAGATGCTGGACCTGGCGATGCTCGGCGAACTCGGCATGCCCGGGCAGATGGACCTTGCGGTACTTCAGCACGATCTCGCCGTTGGGCGCGATGACGACGGACGTGTTGAACCGGCGCTTGCGCACGATGCCCTGTTCGTCCGGTTCCCAGGCCAGTTCCGCGTAACCCAGGTACACCATCAGGCCGTAGCGCTTGATGGCGTCGAACAGCGGCTGCGTGGCGGGCGACGGCAGGCTGGGCTCAAACCAGGCATCCGCCTCGTCCAGGTCCTCGCAGTACCAGCGCGGAAAGAAGGTCGTCAGCGCCAGTTCCGGAAACACCACGACCTGGGCGCCGCGCTGATGCGCGCGCTCCATCAGCCGGACCATGCGGCCGATCGCCACGTCGCGCCCTTCGGAACGTTGAATCGGACCCAATTGGGCGGCAGCGACGGTGACGATGCGGGACATGTGGCAATCCTGGTTGTGTGAGCGATATCCGCTGTCAGCATGACGCGCGCTCCCGTCTGCGTGAAGACCGTCCGCCAGGCGGGAAGCGGGCGCCGGCGCGCGGAAAAACGTGCGCAAAACCCTTGAAAACAAAGGGTTTTATCGCCACCGTAAGATGCTTCCGCCGGCCGTGGGACTGTGCATTTAGTAATGGGCTGCGCGCAAAACGTCATGGCAGCCGCGTGGCGCGCACGCCGCACTGGCGTCCAGGACATAAAATGGCGGGCGCTGACTTCCCTTCCACTTACACCCCCTTCCCTATGGCCGGCCCCCTTCCCTCGGCGCCCGGAGCGCTGACGCTTCGCCAGATCGAGGTTTTCCACGCCGTGATGCTGACCGGCTCGCTCAGCGAAGCGGGCCGCATGCTGTCCGTGACGCAGCCCGCCGTGAGCCGCGTGCTGGCCTCGG includes:
- a CDS encoding N-carbamoyl-D-amino-acid hydrolase, giving the protein MSRIVTVAAAQLGPIQRSEGRDVAIGRMVRLMERAHQRGAQVVVFPELALTTFFPRWYCEDLDEADAWFEPSLPSPATQPLFDAIKRYGLMVYLGYAELAWEPDEQGIVRKRRFNTSVVIAPNGEIVLKYRKVHLPGHAEFAEHRQVQHLEKRYFEVGNLGFPVVRAPVAPGVDANLGMLICNDRRWPEAWRVLGLQQVELVMLGYNTPSRNQDNRGFEAHHLRVLHSHLSIQAGCYQNATFAAAVAKAGTEDGHELLGHSIIVNPQGEIIAMAATWDDELIVADCDLDLCELGRSTVFNFAKHRRPEAYGRLVEQTGSVAPAVWTPSA